From Priestia filamentosa, a single genomic window includes:
- a CDS encoding non-ribosomal peptide synthetase, with protein sequence MKERELFHLSHPQKRIWYIEKINPDQSVHNIGGVVKIKGKVDFTSLNSSINFFIETNSGIRHRFIETEGNINQYIKEYQHSSFPLHEFNNDEELDQWVKQQSSIPFNLYDSDLYEFHIFTLKDSRESGYFIKVHHIVSDGWSMNIMTKDIAEHYVNLTNNVTVSPSNRTEYNCFLEKEKEYISSKLFLRNKKFWNSKFTPLPDRSEKIELSSAEGKRRSYELSYNQSEKIKRFVQKIDVSEYSFFVALYYIYMHKTERERDITIGMPVLNRFGKKEKDIVGMLASTMPFRYTIDDYLSIEELLIDINRNLTHCYFNQKYPYDLLVQDLELKKKGYGDLFGICINYYNTNLPTNLDGLQIENKELYNGTQIYDLQMVIRSWSEGLFNLDLDYKVHKYSDIQIEMMFKSILFLIDQIIDSPQKTINDIEVIPHLIKHKMLYEYNKTAVKYPQSKTIYELFERQVKVSPEEVALDMKGEKITYRELNRKSNQLARYLIKSGVTRNNIIGILMKHSIETIIGIIAVLKTGSAYLPIDFTFPSKRINYMIEDSKLSFILTNLNVDKLDIPKQINIVNVNSKEIYIGNAGNLHVSVDPQDLAYIIYTSGSTGEPKGTMVTHQGLVNYTTWAVKEYIGCRKEVFPLYSSISFDLTITSIFPPLISGNQIVIYPQNENEYVLHQVIKDKKATIIKLTPSHLTLLLDLDANYSTIKTMIVGGENFSTSLAIAIQEKFGPSVKIFNEYGPSETVVGCMIHEFNVVQDKGTSVPIGKPIQNTEIYLLDSNLQPVPMGEKGEIYISGAGVSKGYLNRSELTEERFINNPFSNNDRMYKTGDLAKFIDLYTVEYLGREDDQIKLQGFRIERTEIENLLLQYPEIKDTIVIDFEDQNHYRYLCAYFTAKSQLASADLVEFLESRLPTYMIPSYYIQLDEIPLTVNGKVDRQALPKIKNYNDNISNNIESSEAFLNTVSDILNVENVEMTDNFYYLGGDSIKAIQLSSKLSEKGLSIKIKDILANPIMKDMLLHLEKAKKSFKYDSSPCYGELLPLPAHSWFLERQLDNINHYTQSVLLNLSSTENMQLLIPAIQYVVNRHDSFRLNYDKQKNTFYFNDNYIEHKLDIETHNLKDLSVDMQMKRVVEIGEIAKKTIDITKDFLFKALILQLGNQNVKILLIAHHIAVDGVSWRIILEEIYKVHKQLESGKKAFLPPVSNNIQEWASHLKLYSENISQEEKEYWSGVYTSKAYNQQVNDFNLGKDLLEDCEIVTESLAESTTFQLLNRANETYNTKASELMIIALSMALSKYMREENVVIEIEGHGREEISENIDVSTTVGWFTSLYPVVLNVKEGNLQDNIKNLKEQLRNVPNKGMSHGVLKYLSEEINFHPKKLIRFNYLGDFDSIFSNKLFNFIEEESGAENSKTNELDSLIDINSYVFNKKLTFSFTYSRKKFESTSIRTLIKKYVKELNGIISHCCSIDNRDFTPSDFDTIDLSNKDLESIFNME encoded by the coding sequence ATGAAGGAACGAGAACTTTTTCACCTATCACATCCTCAAAAAAGGATATGGTATATAGAAAAAATTAATCCAGATCAATCAGTTCATAATATTGGAGGAGTAGTTAAAATTAAAGGGAAAGTAGATTTTACCTCCCTTAACTCTTCAATAAACTTTTTTATAGAAACTAACAGTGGGATACGTCATCGTTTTATAGAAACAGAAGGAAATATAAATCAATATATTAAAGAATACCAACATTCTTCGTTTCCACTTCATGAGTTTAATAATGATGAAGAATTAGATCAGTGGGTCAAGCAGCAATCTAGTATTCCCTTTAATTTATATGATAGTGATTTATACGAATTTCATATATTTACTCTTAAAGATAGTAGGGAGAGCGGCTACTTTATAAAGGTTCATCATATAGTGTCCGATGGATGGTCAATGAATATAATGACTAAAGATATAGCGGAACATTATGTGAATCTTACTAACAATGTGACAGTCTCTCCATCAAATCGTACGGAATATAACTGTTTTTTGGAAAAGGAAAAAGAATATATCTCATCTAAACTGTTTTTAAGAAATAAAAAATTTTGGAATAGCAAGTTTACTCCGCTACCAGACAGAAGTGAAAAAATAGAATTAAGTAGCGCTGAAGGAAAGAGGCGGTCATACGAGCTTTCATATAATCAATCCGAAAAGATAAAGAGATTCGTGCAAAAAATAGATGTTTCTGAATACTCTTTCTTTGTAGCTCTTTATTATATATATATGCATAAAACAGAAAGGGAACGTGATATAACGATAGGAATGCCTGTATTAAATCGTTTTGGCAAGAAAGAGAAGGATATTGTAGGAATGTTAGCTAGTACTATGCCTTTTAGATATACAATAGACGATTACTTATCTATTGAAGAGCTTCTCATAGATATAAATAGAAATTTGACTCATTGCTACTTTAACCAAAAGTACCCATATGATTTACTCGTTCAAGATTTGGAACTTAAGAAAAAAGGGTATGGTGACCTTTTCGGCATATGCATTAATTACTATAATACAAATCTTCCAACAAACTTAGACGGACTACAAATAGAAAATAAAGAACTTTATAATGGTACACAAATATATGATTTACAAATGGTTATTAGATCATGGTCTGAAGGCCTATTCAATTTGGATTTAGATTACAAAGTTCATAAATATAGTGATATTCAGATAGAAATGATGTTCAAATCTATACTCTTTCTTATAGATCAAATAATTGATTCGCCTCAAAAAACTATTAATGACATTGAAGTTATTCCACATTTAATAAAGCATAAAATGTTGTATGAATATAATAAGACGGCAGTGAAATATCCACAAAGTAAAACAATTTATGAGCTGTTTGAAAGACAAGTTAAAGTCTCTCCAGAAGAAGTAGCATTAGATATGAAAGGAGAGAAAATCACTTATAGAGAATTAAATCGTAAATCAAATCAACTTGCAAGGTATTTGATTAAGTCAGGTGTTACCCGTAACAATATAATAGGTATTCTAATGAAACATTCAATAGAAACCATTATAGGGATTATAGCTGTACTTAAAACAGGGAGCGCTTACCTACCCATCGATTTTACTTTTCCGTCTAAACGGATTAACTATATGATAGAGGACTCTAAGTTATCTTTTATACTAACTAACCTAAATGTAGATAAATTGGACATTCCTAAACAAATCAATATAGTTAATGTAAATTCAAAAGAAATTTACATAGGAAATGCTGGGAATTTACATGTAAGTGTGGATCCTCAGGATCTTGCATATATCATTTACACTTCTGGATCTACTGGGGAACCAAAAGGAACTATGGTGACTCACCAAGGTTTGGTTAACTATACTACTTGGGCTGTAAAAGAGTATATTGGGTGTAGGAAAGAGGTTTTTCCTTTGTACTCTTCTATTTCGTTTGACCTTACAATAACATCAATATTTCCTCCGCTGATATCTGGTAATCAAATTGTTATTTATCCACAAAATGAGAATGAATATGTGTTACATCAGGTTATTAAAGATAAAAAAGCAACCATAATTAAATTAACACCCTCACACTTGACACTTTTATTAGATTTAGATGCAAACTACTCAACTATAAAAACAATGATTGTAGGAGGAGAAAATTTTTCTACAAGTTTGGCAATAGCAATTCAAGAAAAGTTCGGACCCTCTGTTAAAATATTTAACGAATATGGACCAAGTGAAACTGTAGTAGGATGTATGATTCATGAATTTAACGTTGTTCAAGATAAAGGAACTTCTGTCCCCATTGGAAAACCAATACAAAATACTGAAATATACCTCCTAGATTCTAACCTTCAACCTGTGCCAATGGGAGAGAAAGGAGAAATATATATATCAGGTGCTGGAGTCTCTAAAGGATACTTAAATAGGAGTGAATTAACAGAAGAACGTTTTATAAATAATCCTTTTTCTAATAACGATCGTATGTATAAAACAGGTGATTTAGCTAAATTCATTGATTTATACACAGTAGAGTATTTGGGTAGGGAAGATGATCAAATTAAACTTCAAGGATTTAGAATTGAAAGAACTGAAATAGAAAACCTACTACTGCAGTATCCCGAAATAAAAGATACTATAGTGATAGATTTTGAAGATCAAAACCATTATAGATATCTGTGTGCATATTTTACTGCAAAGTCTCAGTTAGCCTCTGCTGATTTAGTTGAGTTTTTAGAGTCACGCTTACCTACGTACATGATTCCTTCTTATTATATACAACTAGACGAAATACCGCTCACTGTAAATGGAAAGGTAGATAGACAAGCATTACCAAAGATCAAGAACTACAATGATAATATTTCTAATAATATAGAGAGTAGTGAGGCCTTTTTAAATACTGTCTCTGACATATTAAATGTAGAAAATGTTGAAATGACAGATAATTTTTACTACTTAGGTGGAGATTCTATCAAAGCCATACAACTATCTTCTAAGTTAAGTGAAAAGGGGTTATCAATAAAAATAAAAGATATTTTAGCAAACCCAATTATGAAAGATATGTTATTACATTTAGAAAAAGCTAAGAAGAGTTTTAAGTATGATTCTTCCCCATGTTATGGAGAGTTGTTACCACTTCCAGCTCATTCTTGGTTTCTTGAGAGACAATTAGACAACATTAATCACTATACACAATCTGTACTATTAAACTTATCAAGTACAGAAAACATGCAATTATTAATACCAGCTATACAATATGTTGTAAATAGACATGATTCCTTTCGATTAAATTATGATAAACAAAAAAACACTTTCTATTTTAATGATAACTATATAGAACACAAACTAGATATCGAAACCCATAATTTAAAAGATTTGTCTGTAGATATGCAAATGAAAAGAGTAGTAGAAATTGGAGAAATAGCGAAGAAAACTATAGATATTACGAAAGATTTTCTATTTAAAGCGCTCATCCTTCAATTAGGAAACCAGAACGTGAAGATTCTTCTTATAGCACATCATATAGCTGTTGATGGAGTTTCATGGAGGATCATTCTGGAAGAGATTTATAAAGTTCATAAGCAACTTGAAAGTGGTAAAAAGGCTTTTTTACCGCCAGTTAGTAATAATATTCAAGAGTGGGCTTCACATTTAAAATTATATAGTGAAAACATATCACAAGAAGAAAAAGAATACTGGAGTGGAGTTTACACAAGTAAAGCATACAATCAACAAGTAAATGATTTTAATCTAGGTAAAGATTTATTAGAGGATTGTGAGATTGTAACTGAGAGTTTAGCAGAGAGTACTACTTTTCAATTATTAAACAGGGCAAATGAAACCTACAATACGAAAGCTTCTGAGCTAATGATAATTGCCTTATCAATGGCTTTATCGAAATATATGCGTGAAGAAAATGTAGTAATAGAAATAGAGGGTCATGGTCGTGAAGAAATTTCAGAAAATATTGACGTGTCTACTACAGTAGGGTGGTTTACTAGCCTCTATCCGGTTGTATTAAACGTGAAAGAAGGTAATTTACAAGACAATATTAAAAACTTAAAAGAACAACTCCGCAATGTTCCAAATAAAGGAATGAGTCATGGTGTACTAAAATATTTATCTGAAGAAATAAACTTTCACCCTAAAAAGTTAATCCGTTTCAATTATCTTGGTGACTTTGATTCTATCTTCTCTAATAAGCTATTTAATTTTATAGAAGAAGAATCGGGAGCGGAAAATAGCAAGACTAACGAGCTCGACAGTTTAATAGACATTAATAGCTATGTATTTAACAAAAAACTTACATTCTCGTTTACTTATAGTCGTAAAAAGTTCGAATCTACGTCGATTCGTACATTAATTAAAAAATACGTAAAAGAATTGAATGGAATAATTTCACACTGTTGCTCTATTGATAATAGAGATTTTACACCATCTGACTTCGATACTATTGACCTTTCTAATAAGGATCTTGAAAGTATCTTCAATATGGAATGA
- a CDS encoding cyclic peptide export ABC transporter, with amino-acid sequence MKLKVFIIFLVFLFHTLSIVPYQIVKAADNYAIHEKRLDSFIEEQMDEGRIPGLSVVIVHGKNVIYQKGFGYANVETKKPVTKNTLFEIGSNSKAFTSLAIHQLADQGKIKLDDPVKKYLPWFDMKYEGEYKGEKVDREVDITINQLLFHTSGIPFSTVKDIPESTKDTALETTVKNLRNQKLNTYPGESFEYASMNYNILGLVIQEVTGQSFETYMNNNILGTLGLDNTFLVENTVHEKEMAQGYKIGFLKPLKFDAPTYRGNTPAGYFTSNGVDMAKWLKLQLGTLDTAPNIEQSIKETHIPNRSIPPSSDGTSYAGGWEVAQKGSGEFSHTGSNPNFSSFAVFRPGEELGVAVMANINSDIVQNIGQGSLDILLEKEAVMETKDIYKTVDAFSFTLLLFLIPFIVSTCYFLFTLIMQWIRKERVLEESRMKRLGVPSATLVFLLLEIYAIMAFPSVFFNGVDWGFIDVWAPITMKFATIAIFIGSVLFCLYLSLTIMFPSKKNNKNFFSLLILSVISGFGNAVIIFIINESLNQTDHSRTKLAIYFGLGIFVYVLTQKIVRTHLITLTNHFIYQKRTELLDKILNTPYETVEKMETEKIQSTLNNDTESISNHAPSIITGITDSITLVCCLVYLGVINIYGLLLSIGVILVAATFYYFAGQSANKLWEQTRNIQNIFFKFINDLTGGFKELNIDKNKRIAFRNDMEGTCHQYNIKRTKGGLKFANVFIIGELLFVVVIGAITFLFPLLFGNVQSELLRSYVFVFLYMTGPIHSILNAIPNAIQMKINWKRINNFSKQLDNPESRVSRSIDKFQSASNVKLNVDSVEYTYESSDGDSFEVGPITCEFTSGQITFITGGNGSGKSTLAKLISGLYSPTRGKIKVNNQEVDTEELSELYAAIFSDYYLFQKIYGIDCSKEESTIREYLNILNIEEKVDVRGGKLSTTKLSTGQRKRIALLISYLEDKEIYLFDEWAADQDPGFRHFFYTNLLPELKKKGKCIIAITHDDRYFNVADQLIKMERGQIMLEEESRSKSKFSY; translated from the coding sequence ATGAAGTTAAAGGTGTTTATAATCTTTCTCGTTTTTCTTTTTCATACCTTATCAATTGTTCCATATCAGATAGTTAAGGCTGCTGATAATTACGCAATACATGAGAAACGTCTGGATTCTTTTATAGAGGAGCAAATGGATGAAGGTAGGATTCCGGGTTTGTCTGTAGTAATTGTTCATGGTAAGAACGTAATTTATCAAAAAGGTTTTGGTTATGCGAATGTGGAAACAAAAAAGCCTGTTACAAAAAATACGTTATTTGAAATTGGATCAAATAGTAAAGCTTTTACCTCTTTAGCTATACATCAACTAGCTGATCAGGGGAAAATTAAATTAGATGATCCTGTAAAGAAGTATCTACCATGGTTTGATATGAAATATGAAGGTGAGTATAAGGGGGAAAAGGTTGATAGAGAAGTTGACATAACTATAAATCAACTTCTATTTCATACAAGTGGTATACCTTTTTCTACTGTGAAAGACATACCTGAATCTACGAAAGATACAGCTCTGGAAACTACAGTTAAAAATCTAAGGAATCAAAAACTTAACACATATCCAGGTGAAAGTTTTGAGTATGCTAGTATGAACTATAATATTTTAGGGTTAGTAATTCAAGAGGTTACAGGACAGTCATTTGAAACGTATATGAATAACAATATTTTGGGAACTCTTGGATTAGATAATACTTTTTTAGTTGAAAATACAGTACACGAAAAAGAGATGGCGCAAGGCTACAAAATAGGTTTTCTAAAGCCGCTTAAGTTTGATGCACCTACTTATAGAGGGAACACTCCAGCAGGATACTTTACCTCTAATGGAGTAGATATGGCTAAATGGTTAAAGTTACAATTAGGGACTCTTGATACAGCCCCCAACATTGAGCAATCGATAAAAGAAACACATATACCGAATAGATCCATTCCACCTTCGAGTGATGGAACTTCTTATGCTGGTGGATGGGAGGTTGCTCAAAAAGGGAGTGGTGAGTTTTCGCATACAGGTAGTAATCCTAACTTCTCTTCATTTGCAGTATTCCGTCCTGGCGAAGAATTAGGTGTAGCTGTAATGGCTAATATAAACTCAGATATAGTACAAAATATAGGACAAGGATCACTGGATATACTTTTAGAAAAAGAAGCGGTAATGGAAACGAAAGATATTTATAAAACAGTAGATGCTTTCTCATTTACGCTTCTATTATTCCTTATTCCTTTTATAGTTAGTACCTGTTACTTCCTATTTACTCTTATTATGCAATGGATAAGAAAAGAGAGAGTTCTTGAAGAATCCAGAATGAAGAGGCTTGGTGTTCCTTCTGCTACATTAGTATTCTTGCTCTTAGAAATTTATGCAATTATGGCTTTTCCTTCAGTTTTCTTTAATGGGGTTGATTGGGGATTTATCGATGTTTGGGCCCCTATAACAATGAAATTTGCTACTATTGCTATATTTATAGGAAGTGTTCTATTTTGTCTATATTTATCTCTAACAATTATGTTTCCTTCAAAAAAGAACAATAAAAATTTCTTTTCTCTTTTGATACTAAGTGTTATAAGTGGTTTTGGAAATGCGGTAATTATATTCATAATAAATGAATCATTAAACCAAACAGATCACTCTAGAACTAAATTAGCTATTTATTTTGGCTTAGGAATCTTTGTGTATGTTTTGACTCAAAAGATTGTTCGAACCCATTTAATAACTCTTACAAACCATTTCATTTACCAAAAAAGGACTGAATTGTTAGATAAGATTCTAAACACTCCCTACGAGACAGTAGAAAAGATGGAAACAGAAAAAATCCAATCAACATTAAACAATGATACTGAATCAATAAGTAATCATGCTCCATCTATTATTACGGGTATTACAGATTCAATTACGTTAGTTTGTTGTTTAGTATATCTCGGGGTCATTAACATCTATGGATTACTATTATCAATAGGAGTCATACTTGTTGCAGCAACTTTCTATTACTTTGCCGGACAATCTGCAAATAAATTATGGGAGCAAACAAGGAACATACAGAACATATTCTTTAAATTTATTAATGATTTAACAGGAGGGTTTAAAGAGTTAAATATCGATAAAAATAAAAGAATTGCGTTTAGAAACGATATGGAAGGTACTTGTCATCAATACAACATTAAGCGAACAAAGGGAGGCCTTAAGTTTGCTAATGTTTTTATTATAGGAGAGCTGTTATTTGTTGTAGTAATTGGGGCTATTACTTTCCTATTTCCACTCTTATTTGGTAATGTGCAAAGTGAACTCCTTAGAAGTTATGTTTTTGTATTTCTTTATATGACAGGACCTATCCACAGCATACTTAACGCTATACCTAACGCAATTCAAATGAAAATTAACTGGAAACGTATTAACAACTTTTCTAAACAGTTGGACAACCCGGAAAGTCGAGTTAGTAGATCAATAGATAAATTTCAAAGTGCTTCCAATGTGAAGTTAAATGTTGATAGTGTTGAATATACGTATGAAAGTAGTGACGGAGACTCATTTGAAGTAGGGCCCATAACCTGTGAGTTTACATCAGGACAGATAACCTTTATTACAGGAGGGAATGGAAGCGGTAAGTCTACTTTAGCAAAACTTATCTCAGGTCTTTATTCTCCTACAAGAGGAAAGATAAAGGTGAATAATCAAGAGGTTGATACAGAGGAATTGAGTGAGTTATACGCTGCGATATTCAGTGACTACTATTTATTTCAAAAGATTTATGGGATTGATTGTAGTAAAGAAGAATCCACTATTAGGGAATACTTGAACATATTAAATATAGAAGAAAAGGTTGATGTTAGAGGTGGAAAGCTCAGTACCACAAAGCTTTCAACAGGACAAAGAAAGCGAATTGCTCTACTTATTAGCTATCTTGAGGACAAAGAAATTTATTTATTCGATGAGTGGGCAGCCGATCAAGATCCTGGATTTAGGCACTTTTTTTATACGAACCTTCTTCCCGAATTAAAAAAGAAAGGGAAATGTATTATAGCTATTACACATGATGACCGCTATTTTAATGTTGCTGATCAGCTTATAAAGATGGAAAGAGGCCAAATCATGCTAGAGGAAGAGTCAAGGAGCAAAAGTAAATTTAGTTATTAG